ACAATCATCTACTGCCTGGGTTACAGCTTCTTCTAGCGGAAGTTCTCTCTGATATGACCGAATACGCGATACCAGTTCTGTATAATCTCGAAGTGTCTGACAGGTTTTCATTAGTTGTTCATTATATCCTTTGTTGATATTCAGGACAATGGTTCGCAACTCCAGCCATGGTTCAATTCCTGAGTTGGTATTACTTTTTTCAAACAAATCGGAAAGTCGCAATTCTGATCGATCCGGAAGATCTTTGTCGGTTCCATTGTAAAAGACAATAAAGCTTGGAGACGGAAGGCTCAGAGGATGGGATCCGAATACCCTGTCCTGTGATATCATTCCGGCATAAATGGAAGTTACATATTGAAGATTCCGGTAAGGAAGGTTTGGACTGTATGTCGATTGATGTTCATATAGCGATAATGTAGTATCAAGAATCATAGAGACATCATTTCTTACAGAAAGAAACATTGCATTCTCTAATGTATTGATTTCCAAAACTTCCGGATCTTCATAATGAGTTCCATTGATTGCATTATACAATTCCAGCAAATGTTCTGGTGTATTGAACAAAATGCGGAACAAACTGTCTTTGTAAGTTCTCTTAATGATTTGCTTGGTTTTACGTTTACTTGTTCTTTTGTTTTTCCTTGCCATAGGCATATTCTCCTTTCGAGGTGCAGGAGTGAAATGCCGACTGGCTTTTTCGAAATCTCCTGCTGAATGGAATTGGTTTCAAGCATTGAGATTTCTTTTTCCGAAGAATTTCGGTAGAAAATATACAGATGCAGATATTTCTGCAAAGAAAAGTAAGAAAAATAAATGCTTTTGATATATAACTTTTATAACAGGAAAGTGGCGATCTGTCAATTATATTTCATACAAGTTATTTTATATTTCAAATATCAGGAATTCGTGCTAATGTTTAGGTAAGTTATTTCATATGATGAATGTAAAAAAAACAGCACTACCGGATTCCCGATAGTGCTGAGTCCTCTTAAAACTTTAAATCTGGATTAGCATGAGTTCTCGTATATTCGAACCAGGCTCTTTTTGCATTTATTACCATTTCTCTGAAATCTGCTTCTTCATCAATCTCGTCTTCCGGTCTTTGCATTGGGACAACCGTAATATTCCCGTCTTCTATCCAACTGCAAATATATCCGATAAACTGACTGATACAGGGACGGTTACGAATCCCATTCCCGATAATTTTCTTGAGCATGGGAGTCTGCTCCCGCCAGATGATTTCCAGAACGGTTCGAATATTCCGCTCTACTGCAGATCCGGTGGTCTGATAAGTTGTTGCTACCTCAAGATAGATTTTTTTGGTGATCAGCTCCAGATTTTGCGGGTCAACAAGTGAGAGACAGATTGCTTCAACAAGATAACGGTATCCTATGTAATTTGGTGTTGCTCCAAGTTGGATCAACAACCGTCGGATTCGTCCCGCCATCGGCGTCTGATACAAGATCATAGACCCTATTCCTCCCACACATTCTCTTTTTTCATACCGTGTACGAGTTCCAGAACTTCTTTATCGGACAGTGTTAAAAGAAAACGACAAAATGTTTGCAGACTGTATCCGCTGCGACCCATTTCCTGTTCGATATAGCAACGCGGTGTTTCATCCAACACCTCTGCCATAAGTTCCTGTGATAGTTCATTATCATGACGATAATTGTAGATGATTATTTAAAATTTTATATCTAATTTTCGATTATCCGCATAAACACTATACTTTCAAGTATTTTGAAGTATAGAAAAAACTCATTTTACCACGAATTTACCACGATTGAATGAGCCTTGATATGACCTATAAAATAACACCCAAAAGACATCATTACACCTAAATGGTGTCTTTTTAAAAAGCAGTCAATCCTAAGACTAACTGCTTTGTGTATAGAGATATGAAATTGTGAAATAGAATTTGCCTATTTCAAATCAAAAAGAGAATTTTCATAGTCCTTTACATAGTATCGTATATTTTTACGCCCCTTTTGAATAATGGTATGTCCCTCTGCTTCTAATTTTTCTTTCTGTGCTTCAATACCATTTGGATATTTAGCATTTAATTCTCCGTTTGCTTTTAATGTTCTCCAATAGGGTGTTTCATCTTCGGAACGCTGATAACTCGCCCACGCTACAATAGAAACAAATATACCCGCTGTAATCGGCTCTGTAAAATCTGCACCACTCAATTTTGCAAAGTGTTCTCGTATTTTTCCAACCGTAATCACTTTACCATACGGAACTTTTTTCATTACTTTGTCATAGTCAATCGGGGGAGCAAAATACATTTTGTTTCCACCATATTTCTCAATACTTTTCTGGTCTATGATAATTTGAAATTTTGGCATATCCTTACTATCATGCAACATAGCATTAAAATCTTTTTTATCTTCATTTGCCATTTGTGCCACCTCCTACTTTAAGGATAGTCTGTTTCTTATTTCCATGCAATGAGGCTGTTTGAAAATTATTAACACTTTCAAATTTGTCGCTTTCTTCATATCCATATTATAACAGTTCCATATATCCGCCACAATAAAAATCAGCATACCCTTAGCATTTATGGAACAAAAATGCACACTTTTTCTTTCTTCCTCTTGATTACCCCACAACAGAAAAGAAAAAGCCCTGTCAAGAGCCTTGCCACCATTGGTGGTGCTTTGCACTCTTTACTGGGCTTTTTGTTTGCTGTATCTTCCATGCAAGAGGAAATTAAAGACCTCTGTTCCATTTCGCCTTTAGATAATCTTCATAGTCTGCTTCATTGAAGTCTACTTGTGGAGAAGTGTCGGGAATGTTGTTTCTGTTGTCTATATCCGCAAGCTGACGAAATATCCAATCATCATAAGGGTCATGGTATTTATACTCTTTGGGCTGTTCTCTGTATCGGTCTAACCCTCGCATTTCCTTATGTACTTTTATCATGCGTTCCAGTTTTTGACGCTGTATCAACTGCTTGATTTCCATAAGTTCTTCCAACTCCGTAACCTCATTGGTAATGTAGTTATGGATATACTGTATGAGTTTATATGCCTTGTAAAATGTGCATTCTTTTTCATCATCGAAAAATTCATTTTCAGACAGGTAATCTAAGGAAACATTGAAGTCTTGTTCCCGTTTGATAATATCCATGATATAGGGCTCGGTGTGGTCAATATACTTCCATTCTCCCGACAATAATTCATTGGGTGTTACTCCCAGCACGTCCATTATCTTTTCCAGCGTATCAAAGGTAGGATAATTCACGCCACGTTCAATCTTGGAAAGGCTCTGCATATTGATACCGATTTTGTCCGCAAGTTCCTGTTGTTTCATTCCTCTATGCTTTCTTATGGTCTGTATGTTCTCTCCTAAGAAACTGATTTTCTTTTCGTAATGCTCCATGACTTAGTATAAACACTCCTTTCATTGCTTTTCTTGGTATTTATAAGCATATCATACTTAATATATATCTAAAAGTCAACAAAAACTTCTTGACAAGTAATTCTAATGGCGTTATTATCGTATCAGATAGAGTGATTAAGCACGCTAGGGTCAATCACACGCTTGAGTAAGCATAGAAAAGATGTATTTTCATTTTGATAGCATGAATAAGCATAGACTATCAGACCGAAAATAAGGTTTCTGACTGGGGCTGTTCCGTTTAGCCACGAGCCTTACAAGGCTCGTGAGCGTTAAGAACGGATCAGACACAGGAAGAAAGGGAACGCCTTTAGGCGTTCATAAAGGGCGTATATGTAACACCGCCCTGCGCATACATGTCATAGTACCTAGAAACTGTGATAAATAAAGGAAAAAACACGATTTTTACCCCGCAAAAAAACGGGAAGTACGAAAGGAGTAATGCACTATAACTACACACAAAAATTTATCCGTTAAGATTGATTACATCAGCATTGTATTTGATACTACAACCGCAGAAGATATCATCATGCACATTTTAGGTTTACCGACTGACATTTTCAATGTTTATCCAGCAACGATAAAATTCAAGACTTATCAAGCACGCTGGCAGATTGGAGATATTTATGTATCGGGGGACGCAAGAAAGACAGAGGACAACCCACAGGGGCTAGGCTGTTATCTTGTTATGACTGGCAGAGGTTGTGATGATATTTTCCGTATTCTCGACAGTAGGAATTATACCTTTGGGGATATGTTCCGACGTTGCGAGCGAAGATACGGACTGGATAATTTCCATTTCACAAGACTTGATATTGCCATTGACGATAAGAACGAAAAGCCATTCTTTACCATTGAGCAGATAAAGAAGAAATGCGAAAAAGAGGAATTTATCTCAAACAGTGAGGGCTACCACTTTGATGAAAGCAAGTTTGACGATTTCGACACCGCAAAGACTGTTTATATCGGTGCTGGAAAATCTGGATTATCCTACCGCTTTTATGATAAGGATAAAGAAGTCTGTTCAAAACATAATAAGACGCTTGAGGAAGTCGGCAGTTGGAAACGGACAGAAATGCAACTGCGTGATGATAAGGCTCATGCTTTTGCCATGACATTCAAGGACAGACCGCTGGAACTTGGGGAACTGGCTTTCGGGCTACTGGCAAACAACCTACGCTTTGTCGTGCCAAACAGAAACGAAAGTAATAAAAGCAGGTGGAAAACGTGTCGATTTTGGGAACGCTTTTTAGGGGCTGTGGAAGTCTTGAAACTGCAAGTACCAAAACAGCAAAATTCCCTTGAGGAAACACAGCAATGGCTCACAGAGGGTGGCGTGATTTCCGCTGTCAAAAGTTTTTACTTCTTGGAAGAACATGACGCATTAGGTGGACTGGAAAAAGTGGGAACTATGCTTGATAAGGCAAGATACAGCAATTCCCTTTCCAGTAAATTAACCGCCCATTTACAGAGGATAAACCGCACCGACCTTATCCCCTATATCCAGTATGACACGAAACATGGGAAAGGGGGTATCTGATGAATAACAACGATATTCCCGTATGGGAAAAATACACCCTTACCATTGAAGAAGCGTCAAAGTATTTCCGTATCGGAGAAAACAAGTTAAGACGATTGGCAGAGGAAAACAAGGACGCTGGCTGGCTCATTATGAATGGCAACCGCATACAGATTAAACGCCGACAGTTTGAACAGGTTATTGATAAATTGGACGCAATCTAATGCAAATGAGCCTTGTATGTGTTATGATGAACACAAGTCATATCAAGGTTCTTTCCAACAAGGAAAGGAGCAGACACCATGAAAGAAAAAAGACGGGATAACAAAGGACGTATCCTGCATACTGGAGAGAGCCAACGAACAGACGGAAAATACTTATATAAATATGTGGACGCATTTGGAAACACAAAATATGTGTATGCTTGGAGATTGACACCCACAGACCCGACACCAAAGGGAAAACGGGAAAAACTCTCACTTCGTGAACTGGAACAGCAGATAAGACGGGATATTGAGGACGGTATCGACAGCACAGGCAAGAAAATGACACTTTGTCAACTCTATGCCAAACAGAACGCACAAAGGGCAAATGTGAAGAAAAGCACAATGAAACAACGGGAACAACTCATGCGGTTATTGAAAGAGGATAAGTTAGGTGCTAGGAGCATTGATACGATAAAACCCTCTGACGCTAAGGAATGGGCGTTACGCATGAAAGACAAAGGCTTTTCCTATAACACCATTAACAACCATAAACGCTCGTTAAAAGCGTCATTCTATATCGCCATACAAGACGATTGTGTAAGGAAAAACCCTTTTGATTTCAAGTTAAGTGAAGTCCTAGAAAATGATACCAAAGAGAAAGTCGCATTGACAGAGGAACAGGAACAAGCCTTACTCTCATTCATCAAGACGGACAATGTGTATCACAAGTATTATGATGATGTGCTGATACTGTTAAAGACAGGACTTCGTATCTCGGAACTGTGCGGACTGACAGTAGCCGATATTGATTTTAAGAATGAAGTTGTGATTATCGACCACCAGTTACTAAAGAGCAAGGAACAGGGCTATTATATTGAAACGCCTAAAACAAAGAGCGGAATAAGGCAAGTGCCATTAAGCAGAGAAACAATACAGGCATTTCAACGGGTTATGAAGAAACACCCAAAGGCAGAACCATTTGTGATAGACGGACGGAGCAATTTCCTATTTGTC
This window of the Mediterraneibacter butyricigenes genome carries:
- a CDS encoding RpnC/YadD family protein, which gives rise to MARKNKRTSKRKTKQIIKRTYKDSLFRILFNTPEHLLELYNAINGTHYEDPEVLEINTLENAMFLSVRNDVSMILDTTLSLYEHQSTYSPNLPYRNLQYVTSIYAGMISQDRVFGSHPLSLPSPSFIVFYNGTDKDLPDRSELRLSDLFEKSNTNSGIEPWLELRTIVLNINKGYNEQLMKTCQTLRDYTELVSRIRSYQRELPLEEAVTQAVDDCIKDGVLAEFLSKNRREAIRVSILECDVDKVMDYLKKEAKEDGHAEGLATGRAEGLAIGRAEGQIEGYLSSVQAIMKNLNMTPIQAMDALNIPAEERENLLKQLND
- a CDS encoding MGMT family protein, which translates into the protein MANEDKKDFNAMLHDSKDMPKFQIIIDQKSIEKYGGNKMYFAPPIDYDKVMKKVPYGKVITVGKIREHFAKLSGADFTEPITAGIFVSIVAWASYQRSEDETPYWRTLKANGELNAKYPNGIEAQKEKLEAEGHTIIQKGRKNIRYYVKDYENSLFDLK
- a CDS encoding excisionase; amino-acid sequence: MNNNDIPVWEKYTLTIEEASKYFRIGENKLRRLAEENKDAGWLIMNGNRIQIKRRQFEQVIDKLDAI
- a CDS encoding replication initiation factor domain-containing protein — its product is MDYISIVFDTTTAEDIIMHILGLPTDIFNVYPATIKFKTYQARWQIGDIYVSGDARKTEDNPQGLGCYLVMTGRGCDDIFRILDSRNYTFGDMFRRCERRYGLDNFHFTRLDIAIDDKNEKPFFTIEQIKKKCEKEEFISNSEGYHFDESKFDDFDTAKTVYIGAGKSGLSYRFYDKDKEVCSKHNKTLEEVGSWKRTEMQLRDDKAHAFAMTFKDRPLELGELAFGLLANNLRFVVPNRNESNKSRWKTCRFWERFLGAVEVLKLQVPKQQNSLEETQQWLTEGGVISAVKSFYFLEEHDALGGLEKVGTMLDKARYSNSLSSKLTAHLQRINRTDLIPYIQYDTKHGKGGI
- a CDS encoding sporulation initiation factor Spo0A C-terminal domain-containing protein; the encoded protein is MILYQTPMAGRIRRLLIQLGATPNYIGYRYLVEAICLSLVDPQNLELITKKIYLEVATTYQTTGSAVERNIRTVLEIIWREQTPMLKKIIGNGIRNRPCISQFIGYICSWIEDGNITVVPMQRPEDEIDEEADFREMVINAKRAWFEYTRTHANPDLKF
- a CDS encoding helix-turn-helix domain-containing protein, translating into MEHYEKKISFLGENIQTIRKHRGMKQQELADKIGINMQSLSKIERGVNYPTFDTLEKIMDVLGVTPNELLSGEWKYIDHTEPYIMDIIKREQDFNVSLDYLSENEFFDDEKECTFYKAYKLIQYIHNYITNEVTELEELMEIKQLIQRQKLERMIKVHKEMRGLDRYREQPKEYKYHDPYDDWIFRQLADIDNRNNIPDTSPQVDFNEADYEDYLKAKWNRGL
- a CDS encoding tyrosine-type recombinase/integrase, whose protein sequence is MKEKRRDNKGRILHTGESQRTDGKYLYKYVDAFGNTKYVYAWRLTPTDPTPKGKREKLSLRELEQQIRRDIEDGIDSTGKKMTLCQLYAKQNAQRANVKKSTMKQREQLMRLLKEDKLGARSIDTIKPSDAKEWALRMKDKGFSYNTINNHKRSLKASFYIAIQDDCVRKNPFDFKLSEVLENDTKEKVALTEEQEQALLSFIKTDNVYHKYYDDVLILLKTGLRISELCGLTVADIDFKNEVVIIDHQLLKSKEQGYYIETPKTKSGIRQVPLSRETIQAFQRVMKKHPKAEPFVIDGRSNFLFVNHKGKPKVAIDYNALFVRMIKKYNKHHKDNPLPHITPHTLRHTFCTRLASKNMNPKDLQYIMGHSNISITMNWYAHASIDTAKSEVQRLIA